In one window of Palaemon carinicauda isolate YSFRI2023 chromosome 2, ASM3689809v2, whole genome shotgun sequence DNA:
- the LOC137620539 gene encoding protein starmaker-like, which translates to MMLSSSHICRLNYEVIVTYDEKSKPAENSGKQKNEFNLLGKEEKPKRFFEDCDSDTSSSDEDDEKSKPAGYSGKQKNEYNLLGKGEKSKRFFEDLRDSDTSSDEDEGEEEEQTIERLSDKDENEKSNESLEELPDLDKLFSDCKRKRPRHAQASNQYNLLGKEKKPSRFFQNWDSDTSSSDEEDEKSKPAGYSGKQKNEYNLLGKEKKPSKFFQNWDSDTSSDEDDDEE; encoded by the exons ATGATGCTCTCTAGCAGCCATATTTGCAGACTCAATTATGAGGTTATTGTCACTT ATGATGAAAAATCAAAACCGGCTGAAAATTCTGGAAAACAAAAGAATGAATTCAATTTATTAGGAAAGGAGGAGAAACCAAAAAGATTCTTTGAGGACTGTGACTCAGATACGTCTTCGTCCGATGAAGATGATGAAAAATCAAAACCGGCTGGATATTCTGGAAAACAAAAGAATGAATACAATTTATTAGGAAAAGGGGAGAAATCAAAAAGATTCTTTGAGGACTTGAGAGATTCAGATACTTCGTCCGATGAAGATGAGGGAGAAGAGGAAGAACAAACCATTGAGCGATTGAGTGATAAGGACGAAAACGAAAAATCAAATGAGTCCCTTGAAGAATTGCCTGATCTTGACAAATTGTTTTCGGACTGCAAACGCAAGCGACCGCGTCATGCACAAGCAAGCAATCAATACAATTTATTAGGAAAAGAGAAGAAACCAAGTAGATTCTTTCAGAACTGGGACTCAGATACGTCTTCGTCCGATGAAGAGGATGAAAAATCAAAACCGGCTGGATATTCTGGAAAACAAAAGAATGAATACAATTTATTAGGAAAAGAGAAGAAACCAAGTAAATTCTTTCAGAACTGGGACTCCGATACTTCGTCCGATGAAGATGATGACGAAGAATAA